The following are from one region of the Kwoniella dendrophila CBS 6074 chromosome 6, complete sequence genome:
- a CDS encoding Grx4 family monothiol glutaredoxin produces the protein MSFARAGLRTLRSLPQTQVYRSSTILNQRRLISDEARKLIDTAVQTNPLVVFMKGTPEAPQCGFSRAVCQILDVQGVPREKIVSYNCLEDQELRSAIKEYSEWPTIPQVYVKGEFVGGCDIVLSMHQSGELETLLIKEGLAPPLADEEPAPKA, from the exons ATGTCTTTCGCTAGAGCTGGTTTACGTACACTC CGATCACTTCCTCAGACTCAAGTCTAcagatcatcaacaattttgaatcaaagaaggttgatatctgatgaagctagaaaattgattgatacT GCCGTTCAAACCAACCCATTAGTAGTTTTCATGAAAGGTACACCTGAAGCACCTCAATGTGGATTTTCAAGAGCCGTTTGTCAAATTTTAGACGTACAA GGTGTACCAAGAGAAAAGATTGTTTCGTATAACTGtttagaagatcaagaattaagATCTGCTATCAAGGAATACAG TGAATGGCCAACAATTCCTCAAGTTTAcgttaaaggtgaatttgttggTGGATGCGATATCGTTTTGTCCA TGCACCAAAGTGGAGAATTAGAGACTTTACTTATTAAAGAAGGCTTAGCGCCCCCTCttgcagatgaagaacctgCTCCTAAAGCTTAA